A stretch of Fusobacterium periodonticum ATCC 33693 DNA encodes these proteins:
- a CDS encoding MBL fold metallo-hydrolase: MKIKIFMTGSDGNCTWLSYKDTNILIDCGFKTQKLMKETLDELLSKVKIDGILITHEHNDHFTPWTGRLSIEYGIPIYLHKKHYETEETRKTKYLSYENKKEGKIYCAQTIDIEENSEFYIKDLKIETFTSYHDARKTLGFVFNDNQLCWVTDCGFLSTYIKDKIKQCNNLALEFNYDIKKLIDSDRHWKNKLRTLGKFGHLNIDEALKFLKNIKYEKQFKKLITLHSSEKHCDLNELEKKIKEINPNVVEIYFSNRFNNEIIEIEDS, from the coding sequence ATGAAAATAAAAATTTTTATGACTGGTTCTGATGGCAACTGCACTTGGTTATCTTATAAAGATACTAACATATTAATAGATTGTGGATTCAAAACTCAAAAATTAATGAAAGAAACATTAGATGAATTACTTTCTAAAGTAAAAATAGATGGTATATTAATCACTCATGAACATAATGATCATTTTACTCCATGGACAGGAAGATTATCTATTGAATATGGAATACCTATTTATCTTCATAAAAAACATTATGAAACTGAAGAAACAAGAAAAACAAAATATCTTTCTTATGAAAATAAAAAAGAAGGAAAAATATACTGCGCTCAAACAATAGATATAGAAGAAAATTCAGAGTTTTATATTAAGGATTTAAAAATAGAAACTTTTACTTCTTATCATGATGCTAGAAAAACTCTTGGATTTGTTTTTAATGATAATCAATTATGTTGGGTAACTGATTGTGGATTCTTATCGACATATATAAAAGATAAAATAAAACAATGTAATAATCTGGCTTTAGAATTCAATTATGATATAAAAAAATTAATAGATTCAGATAGACATTGGAAAAACAAACTAAGAACTCTTGGAAAATTTGGACATTTAAATATAGATGAAGCTTTAAAATTTTTAAAAAATATAAAATATGAAAAACAATTTAAAAAATTAATAACACTTCATAGTTCAGAAAAACATTGTGATTTAAATGAATTAGAAAAAAAAATAAAAGAAATAAATCCTAATGTAGTTGAAATATATTTTTCTAATAGATTTAATAATGAAATAATAGAAATAGAAGATTCATAA